In Spinacia oleracea cultivar Varoflay chromosome 5, BTI_SOV_V1, whole genome shotgun sequence, a single window of DNA contains:
- the LOC110791604 gene encoding two-pore potassium channel 1 isoform X1: protein MANHDTAKTPFLGGSINDAKKKQKEDDINFRRIRFRHTKSNPSIHYRPPKIKTQGYNPPEPPPSPSNPSEKPVLFHVFLVLALYLVVGTFCFVFIRGQLKGKKTNEVVDALYFCIVTMTTVGYGDLVPATTLAKLLSSMFVFSGMAIVGMILSKAADYIVEKNEALVVKAFNLQDEVNSPAELLQVMPAGTSKTIYKFVMSSILLLLLMTFGTLFLTFHEGLNLIDAFYCVCATISTLGYGDESFATSRGRLFAVFWILSSTICLAQFFFYLTELYTERRQKSFLDWVLTRKLTHADIEAADLDDDNVVSAAEFVIMKLKEMEKITAEDVTMLMECFRNLDADDSGTLTAADIVNTE, encoded by the exons ATGGCTAATCATGACACTGCGAAAACCCCATTTCTCGGGGGCTCTATTAATGATGCTAAAAAGAAACAGAAGGAAGACGACATCAATTTTAGAAGGATAAGATTTCGACATACCAAAAGCAACCCTTCTATACACTACAGGCCCCCTAAAATTAAAACCCAGGGGTATAATCCTCCAGAACCTCCCCCATCCCCATCTAATCCCAGTGAAAAACCTGTCCTTTTTCATGTGTTCTTAGTATTGGCCTTGTACCTTGTTGTTGGGACATTTTGCTTCGTTTTCATCAGGGGTCAGCTAAAGggaaagaaaacaaatgaaGTAGTTGATGCTCTGTATTTCTGCATTGTTACAATGACCACTGTTGGATACGGAGATCTCGTCCCTGCTACCACTCTGGCCAAGCTCCTTTCCAGCATGTTTGTATTCAGCGGAATGGCTATTGTCGGTATGATTCTCAGCAAAGCAGCTGACTACATTGTTGAAAAGAATGAAGCGCTTGTTGTCAAGGCTTTTAACCTCCAAGATGAGGTTAACTCCCCTGCTGAGTTACTCCAAGTCATGCCTGCTGGAACCAGTAAGACTATATACAAGTTTGTCATGTCCTCCATCCTTCTCCTATTGCTTATGACTTTCGGAACATTGTTCTTAACATTTCACGAAGGACTCAATCTCATTGATGCCTTCTATTGTGTCTGTGCCACTATCAGCACTCTTGGTTATGGGGATGAGAGCTTTGCTACCTCAAGAGGCCGgctttttgctgtgttttggATATTGAGCAGCACTATATGTTTAGCTCAGTTCTTTTTCTACCTTACTGAACTCTATACAGAAAGGAGGCAGAAATCCTTCTTGGATTGGGTTCTTACCAGGAAGCTTACGCATGCTGACATTGAGGCAGCTGACCTTGATGATGATAACGTCGTAAG TGCTGCAGAGTTTGTTATAATGAAGCTAAAAGAGATGGAGAAGATCACTGCCGAGGATGTCACTATGTTGATGGAGTGCTTCAGGAATTTAGATGCGGATGATTCAGGAACATTGACAGCAGCCGACATAGTAAACACGGAATAA
- the LOC110791604 gene encoding two-pore potassium channel 1 isoform X2, producing MANHDTAKTPFLGGSINDAKKKQKEDDINFRRIRFRHTKSNPSIHYRPPKIKTQGYNPPEPPPSPSNPSEKPVLFHVFLVLALYLVVGTFCFVFIRGQLKGKKTNEVVDALYFCIVTMTTVGYGDLVPATTLAKLLSSMFVFSGMAIVGMILSKAADYIVEKNEALVVKAFNLQDEVNSPAELLQVMPAGTSKTIYNTLGYGDESFATSRGRLFAVFWILSSTICLAQFFFYLTELYTERRQKSFLDWVLTRKLTHADIEAADLDDDNVVSAAEFVIMKLKEMEKITAEDVTMLMECFRNLDADDSGTLTAADIVNTE from the exons ATGGCTAATCATGACACTGCGAAAACCCCATTTCTCGGGGGCTCTATTAATGATGCTAAAAAGAAACAGAAGGAAGACGACATCAATTTTAGAAGGATAAGATTTCGACATACCAAAAGCAACCCTTCTATACACTACAGGCCCCCTAAAATTAAAACCCAGGGGTATAATCCTCCAGAACCTCCCCCATCCCCATCTAATCCCAGTGAAAAACCTGTCCTTTTTCATGTGTTCTTAGTATTGGCCTTGTACCTTGTTGTTGGGACATTTTGCTTCGTTTTCATCAGGGGTCAGCTAAAGggaaagaaaacaaatgaaGTAGTTGATGCTCTGTATTTCTGCATTGTTACAATGACCACTGTTGGATACGGAGATCTCGTCCCTGCTACCACTCTGGCCAAGCTCCTTTCCAGCATGTTTGTATTCAGCGGAATGGCTATTGTCGGTATGATTCTCAGCAAAGCAGCTGACTACATTGTTGAAAAGAATGAAGCGCTTGTTGTCAAGGCTTTTAACCTCCAAGATGAGGTTAACTCCCCTGCTGAGTTACTCCAAGTCATGCCTGCTGGAACCAGTAAGACTATATACAA CACTCTTGGTTATGGGGATGAGAGCTTTGCTACCTCAAGAGGCCGgctttttgctgtgttttggATATTGAGCAGCACTATATGTTTAGCTCAGTTCTTTTTCTACCTTACTGAACTCTATACAGAAAGGAGGCAGAAATCCTTCTTGGATTGGGTTCTTACCAGGAAGCTTACGCATGCTGACATTGAGGCAGCTGACCTTGATGATGATAACGTCGTAAG TGCTGCAGAGTTTGTTATAATGAAGCTAAAAGAGATGGAGAAGATCACTGCCGAGGATGTCACTATGTTGATGGAGTGCTTCAGGAATTTAGATGCGGATGATTCAGGAACATTGACAGCAGCCGACATAGTAAACACGGAATAA